A genome region from Cucumis sativus cultivar 9930 chromosome 4, Cucumber_9930_V3, whole genome shotgun sequence includes the following:
- the LOC101212296 gene encoding transcription factor bHLH143-like isoform X1 — translation MVGTDNSRLDFEHFAWQLHNYNSMNASIETKQQESCQTSINHENCIFSKCMGRMQRFAIPPLPSFEVEQLNVIQGSRHCLSPHFQNSRGTFISYQNEKESMHYAHAGPSGMPVSKSNNGSYPKGFLIFDQSGNQKRLMYAPMCPVYFPSIVTENKCCGWLEEKGAVRDINSVKYSPNTLSNENYVADGESSEMHENTEEIDALLYSDYDGTGCSSDDEVTSTGHSPEMINEHCEKEEQCQETTTEVASSDVPRKRQRLHDGGYIKSLPIATGSCARVESQNYANDAESSCGMVHKEEAGADIDFCYCSCKKDRIEETLRVLESLVPGAKGKDPLLVIDEAINYFEVLKTRSLLL, via the coding sequence ATGGTTGGGACTGATAATTCTCGCCTTGATTTTGAGCATTTTGCTTGGCAACTGCACAATTATAATTCCATGAATGCATCAATAGAGACCAAGCAACAGGAAAGCTGCCAAACGAGTATCAACCATGAAAATTGCATATTTTCCAAATGTATGGGAAGGATGCAACGGTTTGCAATTCCACCATTACCCAGTTTTGAAGTGGAACAGCTAAATGTCATTCAGGGATCACGTCATTGCTTATCCCCTCATTTCCAGAACTCACGTGGTACTTTCATATCTTATCAGAATGAAAAGGAATCTATGCATTATGCTCATGCTGGACCTAGTGGGATGCCTGtgtcaaaatcaaataatggGTCCTATCCAAAAGGATTTCTTATCTTTGATCAATCTGGAAACCAAAAGAGATTGATGTATGCTCCTATGTGTCCTGTTTATTTTCCCTCAATTGTTACTGAAAATAAGTGTTGTGGTTGGCTTGAAGAAAAAGGGGCAGTTAGAGACATTAATTCGGTCAAGTATTCTCCAAATACTCTGTCCAATGAGAATTATGTAGCTGATGGAGAGAGTAGTGAAATGCATGAAAACACGGAAGAAATAGATGCATTGCTTTACTCAGACTACGATGGCACTGGTTGTAGTAGTGATGATGAAGTGACCAGCACAGGACATTCTCCAGAGATGATCAATGAGCATTGTGAGAAGGAAGAACAATGTCAAGAAACTACTACAGAAGTTGCTAGTTCTGATGTCCCAAGGAAAAGGCAGAGACTGCATGATGGGGGATACATAAAATCACTACCAATTGCTACCGGTTCTTGTGCAAGAGTTGAATCACAGAACTATGCCAATGATGCGGAATCAAGCTGTGGCATGGTCCATAAGGAAGAGGCTGGAGCAGATATTGATTTTTGCTATTGTTCTTGCAAAAAAGATAGGATTGAGGAGACGTTGAGAGTACTTGAGAGTTTAGTTCCTGGTGCAAAGGGTAAGGACCCATTGTTGGTTATTGATGAAGCTATCAATTACTTTGAAGTCCTTAAAACACGAAGCTTACTGCTTTAG
- the LOC101212541 gene encoding root phototropism protein 3 isoform X2, whose product MYPLLSRSGKMNRCIYESRDPDLNKVVLDDLPGGAEAFELAAKFCYGIAVDLTAANISGLRCAAEYLEMTEDLEEGNLIFKTEAFLSYVVLSSWRDSIVVLKSCEKLSPWAENLQIVRRCSESIAWKACANPKGIRWAYTGKPPKVSSPKWNDLKDSSPSRNQLVPPDWWFEDVSILRIDHFVRVITAIKVKGMRFELIGSSIMHYSSKWLPGLVTDTTNAGDEGSTSTTSNTSSGSNSWKGGLHMIVAGNKEDHSAIQAKDQRMIIESLISIIPPQKDCVSCSFLLKLLRMANMLKVAPALVTELEKRVGMQFEQATLVDLLIPSYSKSDTMYDVDLIQRLLEHFLVQEQTEISSPSRQSFSDKHMYDGSQRGTVPNAKMRVARLVDSYLTEVARDRNLSLTKFQVLAEALPESARTCDDGLYRAIDSYLKAHPTLTEHERKRLCRVMDCQKLSIDACMHAAQNERLPLRVVVQVLFSEQVKISNAIANSSLKEANDSQFQPLVTNRKTLLEATPQSFQEGWATAKKDINTLKFELESMKTKYLELQTEMESLQRQCEKVTKQKQSSAWSSGWKKLSKLTKISTLETPENEFQHPGIAEQTKKVHRRWRNSIS is encoded by the exons ATG TATCCTCTTCTTTCTAGAAGTGGGAAGATGAACAGATGCATATACGAATCCAGAGACCCAGATTTGAATAAGGTTGTTTTGGATGATCTTCCTGGTGGGGCTGAGGCTTTTGAACTTGCAGCCAAATTTTGTTACGGAATAGCTGTTGATTTGACTGCAGCCAATATTTCTGGCCTTAGGTGTGCTGCTGAGTATCTTGAAATGACAGAAGATTTGGAAGAAggtaatttgattttcaaaactGAGGCATTTCTTAGCTACGTGGTACTTTCTTCATGGAGGGACTCCATAGTTGTGTTGAAAAGCTGTGAGAAGCTCTCGCCGTGGGCTGAGAACCTACAAATTGTTCGACGATGCAGCGAGTCTATTGCTTGGAAAGCTTGTGCTAATCCTAAAGGAATTAGATGGGCATACACTGGCAAACCCCCAAAAGTTTCTAGTCCCAAATGGAATGATTTGAAGGATTCAAGTCCTAGTAGGAATCAGCTCGTTCCACCTGATTGGTGGTTTGAGGATGTCTCAATCCTCAGGATTGATCACTTTGTTAGAGTAATCACAGCAATCAAAGTAAAGGGTATGAGGTTTGAATTGATTGGATCGTCGATTATGCATTATTCATCAAAATGGCTTCCTGGTTTGGTAACCGATACAACAAATGCCGGTGATGAAGGAAGTACCAGCACTACGAGTAACACAAGCAGTGGCAGCAACAGTTGGAAAGGTGGGCTTCATATGATTGTGGCTGGCAACAAGGAAGATCACTCGGCCATTCAGGCGAAAGATCAACGAATGATCATTGAGAGCTTGATCAGCATCATTCCTCCACAGAAAGATTGTGTCTCATGTAGCTTCCTTCTAAAATTGTTGAGAATGGCAAATATGTTGAAAGTTGCACCGGCATTGGTCACTGAATTGGAGAAAAGAGTTGGAATGCAGTTTGAACAAGCCACACTTGTGGATCTTTTGATCCCATCTTACAGCAAGAGTGATACAATGTATGATGTCGATCTTATTCAGAGGCTGCTTGAGCATTTCCTAGTCCAGGAACAGACTGAGATTTCGAGTCCAAGCCGACAATCATTTTCTGATAAACACATGTATGATGGATCTCAAAGAGGGACTGTTCCAAATGCCAAGATGAGGGTGGCAAGGCTTGTTGATAGCTATCTAACAGAGGTAGCCAGAGACAGAAACCTTTCCTTGACAAAATTTCAAGTACTGGCTGAAGCTCTGCCAGAATCTGCTCGAACATGTGACGATGGGCTTTACCGAGCTATCGATTCCTATCTTAAG GCGCACCCTACGCTCACAGAGCACGAGAGGAAGCGACTATGCCGAGTAATGGACTGCCAGAAGCTCTCCATTGATGCATGTATGCACGCAGCACAAAACGAAAGGCTCCCGTTACGAGTGGTGGTCCAAGTCCTGTTCTCGGAGCAAGTAAAGATAAGCAATGCAATTGCCAATTCGTCACTAAAAGAAGCAAACGATTCGCAATTCCAACCACTCGTAACAAACCGTAAGACATTGCTGGAAGCCACACCACAATCATTCCAAGAAGGATGGGCAACTGCCAAGAAAGACATTAACACACTGAAATTTGAGCTTGAGAGTATGAAGACCAAGTATCTTGAACTTCAAACTGAAATGGAGAGCTTGCAAAGACAATGTGAGAAGGTTACAAAGCAAAAGCAAAGCTCTGCCTGGAGTAGTGGGTGGAAAAAACTGAGCAAATTGactaaaatttcaactttggAAACCCCAGAAAATGAATTCCAACATCCAGGCATTGCAGAACAGACTAAGAAAGTACACAGAAGATGGAGGAATTCAATATCATAG
- the LOC101212541 gene encoding root phototropism protein 3 isoform X1, with product MWESENDSIAVARHYANGVPPSAKHALKTDGFELRGNSWYVATDIPSDLLVQVEGVNFHLHKYPLLSRSGKMNRCIYESRDPDLNKVVLDDLPGGAEAFELAAKFCYGIAVDLTAANISGLRCAAEYLEMTEDLEEGNLIFKTEAFLSYVVLSSWRDSIVVLKSCEKLSPWAENLQIVRRCSESIAWKACANPKGIRWAYTGKPPKVSSPKWNDLKDSSPSRNQLVPPDWWFEDVSILRIDHFVRVITAIKVKGMRFELIGSSIMHYSSKWLPGLVTDTTNAGDEGSTSTTSNTSSGSNSWKGGLHMIVAGNKEDHSAIQAKDQRMIIESLISIIPPQKDCVSCSFLLKLLRMANMLKVAPALVTELEKRVGMQFEQATLVDLLIPSYSKSDTMYDVDLIQRLLEHFLVQEQTEISSPSRQSFSDKHMYDGSQRGTVPNAKMRVARLVDSYLTEVARDRNLSLTKFQVLAEALPESARTCDDGLYRAIDSYLKAHPTLTEHERKRLCRVMDCQKLSIDACMHAAQNERLPLRVVVQVLFSEQVKISNAIANSSLKEANDSQFQPLVTNRKTLLEATPQSFQEGWATAKKDINTLKFELESMKTKYLELQTEMESLQRQCEKVTKQKQSSAWSSGWKKLSKLTKISTLETPENEFQHPGIAEQTKKVHRRWRNSIS from the exons ATGTGGGAATCTGAGAATGATTCTATTGCTGTTGCTCGACATTACGCCAATGGCGTTCCCCCTTCCGCTAAACACGCACTCAAAACTGACGGTTTCGAACTCAGAGGAAACTCATG GTATGTTGCTACTGATATCCCAAGTGACCTTTTAGTACAAGTTGAGGGTGTCAATTTCCATTTGCATAAG TATCCTCTTCTTTCTAGAAGTGGGAAGATGAACAGATGCATATACGAATCCAGAGACCCAGATTTGAATAAGGTTGTTTTGGATGATCTTCCTGGTGGGGCTGAGGCTTTTGAACTTGCAGCCAAATTTTGTTACGGAATAGCTGTTGATTTGACTGCAGCCAATATTTCTGGCCTTAGGTGTGCTGCTGAGTATCTTGAAATGACAGAAGATTTGGAAGAAggtaatttgattttcaaaactGAGGCATTTCTTAGCTACGTGGTACTTTCTTCATGGAGGGACTCCATAGTTGTGTTGAAAAGCTGTGAGAAGCTCTCGCCGTGGGCTGAGAACCTACAAATTGTTCGACGATGCAGCGAGTCTATTGCTTGGAAAGCTTGTGCTAATCCTAAAGGAATTAGATGGGCATACACTGGCAAACCCCCAAAAGTTTCTAGTCCCAAATGGAATGATTTGAAGGATTCAAGTCCTAGTAGGAATCAGCTCGTTCCACCTGATTGGTGGTTTGAGGATGTCTCAATCCTCAGGATTGATCACTTTGTTAGAGTAATCACAGCAATCAAAGTAAAGGGTATGAGGTTTGAATTGATTGGATCGTCGATTATGCATTATTCATCAAAATGGCTTCCTGGTTTGGTAACCGATACAACAAATGCCGGTGATGAAGGAAGTACCAGCACTACGAGTAACACAAGCAGTGGCAGCAACAGTTGGAAAGGTGGGCTTCATATGATTGTGGCTGGCAACAAGGAAGATCACTCGGCCATTCAGGCGAAAGATCAACGAATGATCATTGAGAGCTTGATCAGCATCATTCCTCCACAGAAAGATTGTGTCTCATGTAGCTTCCTTCTAAAATTGTTGAGAATGGCAAATATGTTGAAAGTTGCACCGGCATTGGTCACTGAATTGGAGAAAAGAGTTGGAATGCAGTTTGAACAAGCCACACTTGTGGATCTTTTGATCCCATCTTACAGCAAGAGTGATACAATGTATGATGTCGATCTTATTCAGAGGCTGCTTGAGCATTTCCTAGTCCAGGAACAGACTGAGATTTCGAGTCCAAGCCGACAATCATTTTCTGATAAACACATGTATGATGGATCTCAAAGAGGGACTGTTCCAAATGCCAAGATGAGGGTGGCAAGGCTTGTTGATAGCTATCTAACAGAGGTAGCCAGAGACAGAAACCTTTCCTTGACAAAATTTCAAGTACTGGCTGAAGCTCTGCCAGAATCTGCTCGAACATGTGACGATGGGCTTTACCGAGCTATCGATTCCTATCTTAAG GCGCACCCTACGCTCACAGAGCACGAGAGGAAGCGACTATGCCGAGTAATGGACTGCCAGAAGCTCTCCATTGATGCATGTATGCACGCAGCACAAAACGAAAGGCTCCCGTTACGAGTGGTGGTCCAAGTCCTGTTCTCGGAGCAAGTAAAGATAAGCAATGCAATTGCCAATTCGTCACTAAAAGAAGCAAACGATTCGCAATTCCAACCACTCGTAACAAACCGTAAGACATTGCTGGAAGCCACACCACAATCATTCCAAGAAGGATGGGCAACTGCCAAGAAAGACATTAACACACTGAAATTTGAGCTTGAGAGTATGAAGACCAAGTATCTTGAACTTCAAACTGAAATGGAGAGCTTGCAAAGACAATGTGAGAAGGTTACAAAGCAAAAGCAAAGCTCTGCCTGGAGTAGTGGGTGGAAAAAACTGAGCAAATTGactaaaatttcaactttggAAACCCCAGAAAATGAATTCCAACATCCAGGCATTGCAGAACAGACTAAGAAAGTACACAGAAGATGGAGGAATTCAATATCATAG